In Candidatus Hydrogenedens sp., the genomic window GTAATTTGTCGTTCCCGTGGCACTTGATTATACTCATACCAAAACTCCAACGCAGACCAAAGCCCCTCATCATCTAAATAGCCCCCTGGTTTAATTTCGTTCTGTTCCGTTATACCAGAAATCAGTGGACCATAGGATTCCTTAATGTTATGAATCTGTTTTAGAATCTTCCCAGTATGTGAAATAAGAAATAATTTGTCGTCTAAAAATAACGTTGCATACGGCGAAAGCTCTTGAACATGAACAACAACAGTATCTGGATGCGTTTTTTCTACAACGCAATCCAAGATAAACGGGTTCTTCATAAATTCATACCTTATTTCCTCCGAACTCAATCTCAACCAATTCTTTTCTTTAATACTATTTATGGAATGAAGCAAATCCGTCTCCTGAAAATATTTTAAACCCTCAATACGAACCTCTTTCACCGCATAACGTGGGTCTTCTAAACATACCAGTATTAAAAAAACAATTACAATAATGACAGATAAAAAAACAAGAACACCACCTAAATACCCAAGGTTCCTTAAAAATCTTTTTATTCTACCAACCACACCCCCTTTATTATTCTTCGTCTTTCTTCTAACGATTGGGTATGTTCCATAAATGGTCTTATGCATTGTTTACTCCCTCATCAATATATGTTAATAATGGCTCGGCAATCTTATTAATATTCCCAGCACCTAAAATTAAAACAACATCACCACCTTTTAACTGTTTCACCAGAAAATTAGGAACATCATACATATCTCTTATAAGGTATACATGGTCTGCCCCTTGCCTCCTTGCTGAATCAACAATAAGACTTGCATCTACACCTTCAATAGGACTCTCTCGCGAAGGATAAATGTCCGTCAC contains:
- a CDS encoding FtsQ-type POTRA domain-containing protein codes for the protein MHKTIYGTYPIVRRKTKNNKGGVVGRIKRFLRNLGYLGGVLVFLSVIIVIVFLILVCLEDPRYAVKEVRIEGLKYFQETDLLHSINSIKEKNWLRLSSEEIRYEFMKNPFILDCVVEKTHPDTVVVHVQELSPYATLFLDDKLFLISHTGKILKQIHNIKESYGPLISGITEQNEIKPGGYLDDEGLWSALEFWYEYNQVPRERQITISEIVVEDGNNLKVFFNEVPCETRWKRENLKRQVQNFSIALNKVDLTRLSCSEYLDLRFNDDIIYK